From Meles meles chromosome 5, mMelMel3.1 paternal haplotype, whole genome shotgun sequence, one genomic window encodes:
- the BAG6 gene encoding large proline-rich protein BAG6 isoform X16, with amino-acid sequence MCVSVCRLCVCGVCWLRRSAGTSREGGRGGQSASQSGPPELSAMEPSDSTSTTTSMEEPDSLEVLVKTLDSQTRTFIVGAQMNVKEFKEHIAASVSIPSEKQRLIYQGRVLQDDKKLQEYNVGGKVIHLVERAPPQTQLPSGASSGIGSASATHGGGPPPGTRGPGASVHDRNANSYVMVGTFNLPSEPRVRLVMAQHMIRDIQTLLSRMECRGGPQAQHSQLPPQMPTVAPEPGALSSQTSEPVESEVPPREPMEAEEVEERAPAQSPELTPSGPAPVGPTPAPETNAPNHPSPAEYVEVLQELQRLESRLQPFLHRYYEVLGAAATTDYNNNQEGREEDQRLINLVGESLRLLGNTFVALSDLRCNLACAPPRHLHVVRPMSHYTTPMVLQQAAIPIQINVGTTVTMTGNGTRPPPAASAEAAPPGPGQASSLAPTSTTVESSTEGVPPPGPAPPPTTSHPRVIRISHQSVEPVVMMHMNIQDSGTQPGGVPSAPTGPLGTPGHGQTLGQQVPGFPTAPTRVVIARPTPPQARPSHPGGPPVSGTLQGAGLGTNASLAQMVSGLVGQLLMQPVLVAQGTPGMAPPPAPATASASAGTTNTATTAGPAPGGPAQPPPSQPSAADLQFSQLLGNLLGPAGPGAGGPGMASPTITVAMPGVPAFLQGMTDFLQATQTAPPPPPPPPPPPPAPEQQTMPPPGSPSGGAGSPGGMGLESLSPEFFTSVVQGVLNSLLGSLGARAGSSESIAAFIQRLSGSSNIFEPGADGALGFFGALLSLLCQNFSMVDVVMLLHGHFQPLQRLQPQLRSFFHQHYLGGQEPTPGNIRTATHTLITGLEEYVRESFSLVQVQPGVDIIRTNLEFLQEQFNSIAAHVLHCTDSGFGARLLELCNQGLFECLALNLHCLGGQQMELAAVINGRIRRMSRGVNPSLVSWLTTMMGLRLQVVLEHMPVGPDAILRYVRRVGDPPQPLPEEPMEVQGSERTSPEPQRENASPAPGTTAEEAMSRGPPPAPEGGSSRDEQDGASAETEPWAAAVPPEWVPIIQQDIQSQRKVKPQPPLSDAYLSGMPAKRRKTMQGEGPQLLLSEAVSRAAKAAGARPLTSPESLSRDLEAPEVQESYRQQLRADIQKRLQEDPNYSPQRFPNAHRAFADDP; translated from the exons ATGAATGTAAAGGAGTTTAAAGAGCACATCGCTGCCTCTGTCAGCATTCCCTCTGAGAAACAACGGCTCATTTATCAGGGACGAGTTCTGCAGGATGATAAGAAGCTCCAGGAATACA ATGTTGGGGGAAAGGTTATTCACCTCGTGGAACGGGCTCCTCCTCAGACTCAGCTCCCTTCTGGGGCATCTTCTGGGATAGGTTCTGCCTCAGCCACCCATGGTGGAGGACCCCCACCTGGTACACGGGGGCCTGGGGCCTCTGTTCATGATCGGAATGCCAACAGCTATGTCATGGTTGGAACCTTCAACCTTCCT AGTGAGCCCCGAGTACGGCTGGTGATGGCTCAGCACATGATCAGGGATATACAGACCTTACTATCCCGGATGGAG TGTCGAGGGGGACCCCAAGCACAGCACAGTCAGCTGCCCCCACAGATGCCGACTGTGGCCCCGGAGCCTGGAGCCTTGAGCTCTCAAACATCAGAACCAGTCGAAAGTGAAGTACCTCCTCGGGAGCCCATGGAGGCAGAAGAAGTGGAGGAGCgtgccccagcccagagcccagaacTAACCCCTTCTGGCCCAGCCCCTGTGGGCCCAACGCCTGCCCCAGAGACAAATGCACCCAA CCATCCTTCCCCGGCGGAGTATGTTGAAGTGCTCCAGGAGCTCCAGCGGCTGGAGAGCCGCCTTCAGCCCTTCCTGCACCGTTACTACGAGGTTCTGGGCGCCGCTGCCACCACGGACTACAACAACAAC CAAGAGGGCCGCGAAGAGGATCAGCGCTTGATTAACTTGGTGGGGGAGAGCCTGCGGCTGCTGGGCAACACCTTCGTGGCACTGTCGGACCTGCGCTGCAATCTGGCCTGTGCACCCCCGCGACACCTGCATGTGGTCCGGCCCATGTCGCACTACACCACCCCCATGGTGCTCCAGCAGGCAGCCATCCCCATTCAG ATCAACGTGGGAACCACTGTGACCATGACAGGGAATGGGACTCGGCCCCCGCCGGCTGCCAGTGCGGAGGCAGCTCCCCCTGGTCCTGGGCAGGCCTCATCCCTGGCTCCCACTTCTACCACTGTTGAGTCGTCAACTGAGGGGGTTCCCCCGCCAGGGCCAGCTCCCCCCCCGACCACCAGCCACCCGAGGGTCATCCGGATTTCCCACCAGAGCGTGGAACCCGTGGTCATGATGCACATGAACATCCAAG ATTCTGGCACACAGCCCGGTGGAGTTCCGAGTGCTCCCACTGGCCCCCTAGGAACCCCTGGTCATGGCCAGACCCTGG GACAGCAGGTGCCAGGCTTTCCGACAGCTCCGACCCGGGTGGTGATCGCCCGGCCCACCCCTCCACAGGCTCGGCCTTCCCATCCTGGGGGGCCCCCTGTCTCGGGTACTCTA cagggtgCCGGGCTGGGTACAAATGCCTCTTTGGCCCAGATGGTGAGCGGACTTGTGGGGCAGCTTCTGATGCAGCCTGTTCTCGTGG CTCAGGGGACCCCAGGAATGGCTCCGCCTCCAGCCCCCGCCACTGCTTCAGCTAGTGCCGGCACCACCAACACCGCTACCACAGCCGGCCCTGCTCCTGGGGGGCCCGCCCAGCCTCCACCCTCTCAGCCCTCCGCGGCCGACCTGCAGTTCTCTCAGCTCCTGGGGAACCTGCTGGGCCCGGCGGGGCCCGGGGCTGGAGGACCCGGCATGGCTTCTCCCACCATCACCGTGGCGATGCCCGGTGTCCCCGCCTTTCTGCAGGGCATGACTGATTTTCTGCAG GCAACACAGACGGCGCCTCCGCCCCCtccgccacccccgcccccacccccggcccccgaGCAGCAGACCATGCCCCCACCGGGGTCCCCTTCTGGTGGCGCAGGGAGTCCTGGAGGCATGGGTCTTGAGAGCCTTTCACCGGAGTTTTTTACCTCCGTGGTGCAGGGTGTTCTGAACTCCCTGCTGGGCTCCCTGGGGGCCCGGGCTGGCAGCAGTGAGAGTATCGCCGCTTTCATACAGCGCCTCAGTGGATCCAGCAACATCTTCGAGCCTGGGGCTGATGGGGCCCTCG GATTCTTTGGGGCCCTGCTCTCTCTTCTGTGCCAGAACTTTTCCATGGTGGATGTGGTGATGCTTCTTCACGGCCATTTCCAGCCACTGCAGCGGCTCCAGCCCCAGCTGCGATCCTTTTTCCACCAGCACTACTTGGGTGGCCAAGAGCCCACGCCTGGTAACATACGG ACGGCAACCCACACGTTGATCACGGGGCTGGAAGAATATGTGCGGGAGAGTTTT TCTCTGGTGCAGGTTCAGCCTGGCGTGGACATCATCCGGACAAACCTGGAGTTTCTCCAAGAGCAGTTCAACAGCATTGCTGCTCACGTGCTGCACTGCACAG ACAGTGGATTTGGGGCCCGTTTGCTGGAGCTGTGTAACCAGGGCCTCTTTGAATGCCTGGCCCTCAACCTGCACTGCTTGGGGGGACAGCAGATGGAACTGGCCGCAGTCATCAATGGCCGAATT CGTCGCATGTCTCGTGGGGTGAACCCATCCTTGGTGAGCTGGCTGACCACTATGATGGGACTGAGGCTTCAGGTGGTTCTGGAGCACATGCCCGTGGGCCCTGATGCTATCCTCAGATATGTTCGCAGGGTCGGTGATCCCCCCCAG CCCCTTCCTGAGGAGCCAATGGAAGTTCAGGGATCAGAGAGAACTTCCCCTGAGCCTCAG CGGGAGAATGCTTCCCCGGCCCCGGGCACTACGGCAGAAGAGGCCATGTCCCGAGGGCCACCTCCTGCTCCTGAGGGTGGCAGCTCCCGTGACGAGCAGGATGGAGCTTCAGCTGAGACAGAGCCTTGGGCAGCTGCAGTCCCCCCA GAGTGGGTTCCGATTATCCAGCAGGACATTCAGAGCCAGCGGAAGGTGAAGCCGCAGCCCCCCCTGAGCGATGCCTACCTCAGTGGTATGCCTGCCAAGAGACGTAAG ACGATGCAGGGTGAGGGCCCCCAGCTGCTTCTCTCAGAGGCCGTGAGCAGGGCAGCTAAGGCAGCCGGAGCTCGGCCCCTGACGAGCCCCGAGAGCCTGAGCCGGGACCTGGAGGCACCAGAGGTTCAGGAGAGCTACAGGCAGCAG ctccgGGCTGATATACAAAAGCGACTGCAGGAAGACCCCAACTACAGCCCCCAGCGCTTCCCTAATGCCCACCGGGCCTTTGCTGATGATCCCTAG
- the BAG6 gene encoding large proline-rich protein BAG6 isoform X4 translates to MCVSVCRLCVCGVCWLRRSAGTSREGGRGGQSASQSGPPELSAMEPSDSTSTTTSMEEPDSLEVLVKTLDSQTRTFIVGAQMNVKEFKEHIAASVSIPSEKQRLIYQGRVLQDDKKLQEYNVGGKVIHLVERAPPQTQLPSGASSGIGSASATHGGGPPPGTRGPGASVHDRNANSYVMVGTFNLPSDGSAVDVHINMEQAPIQSEPRVRLVMAQHMIRDIQTLLSRMECRGGPQAQHSQLPPQMPTVAPEPGALSSQTSEPVESEVPPREPMEAEEVEERAPAQSPELTPSGPAPVGPTPAPETNAPNHPSPAEYVEVLQELQRLESRLQPFLHRYYEVLGAAATTDYNNNQEGREEDQRLINLVGESLRLLGNTFVALSDLRCNLACAPPRHLHVVRPMSHYTTPMVLQQAAIPIQINVGTTVTMTGNGTRPPPAASAEAAPPGPGQASSLAPTSTTVESSTEGVPPPGPAPPPTTSHPRVIRISHQSVEPVVMMHMNIQDSGTQPGGVPSAPTGPLGTPGHGQTLGSTLIQLPSLPPEFMHAVAHQITHQAMVAAVASAAAGQQVPGFPTAPTRVVIARPTPPQARPSHPGGPPVSGTLGAGLGTNASLAQMVSGLVGQLLMQPVLVAQGTPGMAPPPAPATASASAGTTNTATTAGPAPGGPAQPPPSQPSAADLQFSQLLGNLLGPAGPGAGGPGMASPTITVAMPGVPAFLQGMTDFLQATQTAPPPPPPPPPPPPAPEQQTMPPPGSPSGGAGSPGGMGLESLSPEFFTSVVQGVLNSLLGSLGARAGSSESIAAFIQRLSGSSNIFEPGADGALGFFGALLSLLCQNFSMVDVVMLLHGHFQPLQRLQPQLRSFFHQHYLGGQEPTPGNIRTATHTLITGLEEYVRESFSLVQVQPGVDIIRTNLEFLQEQFNSIAAHVLHCTDSGFGARLLELCNQGLFECLALNLHCLGGQQMELAAVINGRIRRMSRGVNPSLVSWLTTMMGLRLQVVLEHMPVGPDAILRYVRRVGDPPQPLPEEPMEVQGSERTSPEPQRENASPAPGTTAEEAMSRGPPPAPEGGSSRDEQDGASAETEPWAAAVPPEWVPIIQQDIQSQRKVKPQPPLSDAYLSGMPAKRRKTMQGEGPQLLLSEAVSRAAKAAGARPLTSPESLSRDLEAPEVQESYRQQLRADIQKRLQEDPNYSPQRFPNAHRAFADDP, encoded by the exons ATGAATGTAAAGGAGTTTAAAGAGCACATCGCTGCCTCTGTCAGCATTCCCTCTGAGAAACAACGGCTCATTTATCAGGGACGAGTTCTGCAGGATGATAAGAAGCTCCAGGAATACA ATGTTGGGGGAAAGGTTATTCACCTCGTGGAACGGGCTCCTCCTCAGACTCAGCTCCCTTCTGGGGCATCTTCTGGGATAGGTTCTGCCTCAGCCACCCATGGTGGAGGACCCCCACCTGGTACACGGGGGCCTGGGGCCTCTGTTCATGATCGGAATGCCAACAGCTATGTCATGGTTGGAACCTTCAACCTTCCT AGTGACGGCTCTGCTGTGGATGTTCACATCAACATGGAACAGGCCCCGATTCAG AGTGAGCCCCGAGTACGGCTGGTGATGGCTCAGCACATGATCAGGGATATACAGACCTTACTATCCCGGATGGAG TGTCGAGGGGGACCCCAAGCACAGCACAGTCAGCTGCCCCCACAGATGCCGACTGTGGCCCCGGAGCCTGGAGCCTTGAGCTCTCAAACATCAGAACCAGTCGAAAGTGAAGTACCTCCTCGGGAGCCCATGGAGGCAGAAGAAGTGGAGGAGCgtgccccagcccagagcccagaacTAACCCCTTCTGGCCCAGCCCCTGTGGGCCCAACGCCTGCCCCAGAGACAAATGCACCCAA CCATCCTTCCCCGGCGGAGTATGTTGAAGTGCTCCAGGAGCTCCAGCGGCTGGAGAGCCGCCTTCAGCCCTTCCTGCACCGTTACTACGAGGTTCTGGGCGCCGCTGCCACCACGGACTACAACAACAAC CAAGAGGGCCGCGAAGAGGATCAGCGCTTGATTAACTTGGTGGGGGAGAGCCTGCGGCTGCTGGGCAACACCTTCGTGGCACTGTCGGACCTGCGCTGCAATCTGGCCTGTGCACCCCCGCGACACCTGCATGTGGTCCGGCCCATGTCGCACTACACCACCCCCATGGTGCTCCAGCAGGCAGCCATCCCCATTCAG ATCAACGTGGGAACCACTGTGACCATGACAGGGAATGGGACTCGGCCCCCGCCGGCTGCCAGTGCGGAGGCAGCTCCCCCTGGTCCTGGGCAGGCCTCATCCCTGGCTCCCACTTCTACCACTGTTGAGTCGTCAACTGAGGGGGTTCCCCCGCCAGGGCCAGCTCCCCCCCCGACCACCAGCCACCCGAGGGTCATCCGGATTTCCCACCAGAGCGTGGAACCCGTGGTCATGATGCACATGAACATCCAAG ATTCTGGCACACAGCCCGGTGGAGTTCCGAGTGCTCCCACTGGCCCCCTAGGAACCCCTGGTCATGGCCAGACCCTGG GCTCCACCCTCATCcagctgccctccctgccccctgagTTCATGCACGCCGTCGCCCACCAGATCACTCATCAGGCCATGGTGGCAGCTGTTGCCTCCGCGGCCGCAG GACAGCAGGTGCCAGGCTTTCCGACAGCTCCGACCCGGGTGGTGATCGCCCGGCCCACCCCTCCACAGGCTCGGCCTTCCCATCCTGGGGGGCCCCCTGTCTCGGGTACTCTA ggtgCCGGGCTGGGTACAAATGCCTCTTTGGCCCAGATGGTGAGCGGACTTGTGGGGCAGCTTCTGATGCAGCCTGTTCTCGTGG CTCAGGGGACCCCAGGAATGGCTCCGCCTCCAGCCCCCGCCACTGCTTCAGCTAGTGCCGGCACCACCAACACCGCTACCACAGCCGGCCCTGCTCCTGGGGGGCCCGCCCAGCCTCCACCCTCTCAGCCCTCCGCGGCCGACCTGCAGTTCTCTCAGCTCCTGGGGAACCTGCTGGGCCCGGCGGGGCCCGGGGCTGGAGGACCCGGCATGGCTTCTCCCACCATCACCGTGGCGATGCCCGGTGTCCCCGCCTTTCTGCAGGGCATGACTGATTTTCTGCAG GCAACACAGACGGCGCCTCCGCCCCCtccgccacccccgcccccacccccggcccccgaGCAGCAGACCATGCCCCCACCGGGGTCCCCTTCTGGTGGCGCAGGGAGTCCTGGAGGCATGGGTCTTGAGAGCCTTTCACCGGAGTTTTTTACCTCCGTGGTGCAGGGTGTTCTGAACTCCCTGCTGGGCTCCCTGGGGGCCCGGGCTGGCAGCAGTGAGAGTATCGCCGCTTTCATACAGCGCCTCAGTGGATCCAGCAACATCTTCGAGCCTGGGGCTGATGGGGCCCTCG GATTCTTTGGGGCCCTGCTCTCTCTTCTGTGCCAGAACTTTTCCATGGTGGATGTGGTGATGCTTCTTCACGGCCATTTCCAGCCACTGCAGCGGCTCCAGCCCCAGCTGCGATCCTTTTTCCACCAGCACTACTTGGGTGGCCAAGAGCCCACGCCTGGTAACATACGG ACGGCAACCCACACGTTGATCACGGGGCTGGAAGAATATGTGCGGGAGAGTTTT TCTCTGGTGCAGGTTCAGCCTGGCGTGGACATCATCCGGACAAACCTGGAGTTTCTCCAAGAGCAGTTCAACAGCATTGCTGCTCACGTGCTGCACTGCACAG ACAGTGGATTTGGGGCCCGTTTGCTGGAGCTGTGTAACCAGGGCCTCTTTGAATGCCTGGCCCTCAACCTGCACTGCTTGGGGGGACAGCAGATGGAACTGGCCGCAGTCATCAATGGCCGAATT CGTCGCATGTCTCGTGGGGTGAACCCATCCTTGGTGAGCTGGCTGACCACTATGATGGGACTGAGGCTTCAGGTGGTTCTGGAGCACATGCCCGTGGGCCCTGATGCTATCCTCAGATATGTTCGCAGGGTCGGTGATCCCCCCCAG CCCCTTCCTGAGGAGCCAATGGAAGTTCAGGGATCAGAGAGAACTTCCCCTGAGCCTCAG CGGGAGAATGCTTCCCCGGCCCCGGGCACTACGGCAGAAGAGGCCATGTCCCGAGGGCCACCTCCTGCTCCTGAGGGTGGCAGCTCCCGTGACGAGCAGGATGGAGCTTCAGCTGAGACAGAGCCTTGGGCAGCTGCAGTCCCCCCA GAGTGGGTTCCGATTATCCAGCAGGACATTCAGAGCCAGCGGAAGGTGAAGCCGCAGCCCCCCCTGAGCGATGCCTACCTCAGTGGTATGCCTGCCAAGAGACGTAAG ACGATGCAGGGTGAGGGCCCCCAGCTGCTTCTCTCAGAGGCCGTGAGCAGGGCAGCTAAGGCAGCCGGAGCTCGGCCCCTGACGAGCCCCGAGAGCCTGAGCCGGGACCTGGAGGCACCAGAGGTTCAGGAGAGCTACAGGCAGCAG ctccgGGCTGATATACAAAAGCGACTGCAGGAAGACCCCAACTACAGCCCCCAGCGCTTCCCTAATGCCCACCGGGCCTTTGCTGATGATCCCTAG
- the BAG6 gene encoding large proline-rich protein BAG6 isoform X6 has protein sequence MCVSVCRLCVCGVCWLRRSAGTSREGGRGGQSASQSGPPELSAMEPSDSTSTTTSMEEPDSLEVLVKTLDSQTRTFIVGAQMNVKEFKEHIAASVSIPSEKQRLIYQGRVLQDDKKLQEYNVGGKVIHLVERAPPQTQLPSGASSGIGSASATHGGGPPPGTRGPGASVHDRNANSYVMVGTFNLPSDGSAVDVHINMEQAPIQSEPRVRLVMAQHMIRDIQTLLSRMECRGGPQAQHSQLPPQMPTVAPEPGALSSQTSEPVESEVPPREPMEAEEVEERAPAQSPELTPSGPAPVGPTPAPETNAPNHPSPAEYVEVLQELQRLESRLQPFLHRYYEVLGAAATTDYNNNQEGREEDQRLINLVGESLRLLGNTFVALSDLRCNLACAPPRHLHVVRPMSHYTTPMVLQQAAIPIQINVGTTVTMTGNGTRPPPAASAEAAPPGPGQASSLAPTSTTVESSTEGVPPPGPAPPPTTSHPRVIRISHQSVEPVVMMHMNIQGPLSLSPCPDSGTQPGGVPSAPTGPLGTPGHGQTLGSTLIQLPSLPPEFMHAVAHQITHQAMVAAVASAAAGQQVPGFPTAPTRVVIARPTPPQARPSHPGGPPVSGTLQGAGLGTNASLAQMVSGLVGQLLMQPVLVAQGTPGMAPPPAPATASASAGTTNTATTAGPAPGGPAQPPPSQPSAADLQFSQLLGNLLGPAGPGAGGPGMASPTITVAMPGVPAFLQGMTDFLQATQTAPPPPPPPPPPPPAPEQQTMPPPGSPSGGAGSPGGMGLESLSPEFFTSVVQGVLNSLLGSLGARAGSSESIAAFIQRLSGSSNIFEPGADGALGFFGALLSLLCQNFSMVDVVMLLHGHFQPLQRLQPQLRSFFHQHYLGGQEPTPGNIRTATHTLITGLEEYVRESFSLVQVQPGVDIIRTNLEFLQEQFNSIAAHVLHCTDSGFGARLLELCNQGLFECLALNLHCLGGQQMELAAVINGRIRRMSRGVNPSLVSWLTTMMGLRLQVVLEHMPVGPDAILRYVRRVGDPPQRENASPAPGTTAEEAMSRGPPPAPEGGSSRDEQDGASAETEPWAAAVPPEWVPIIQQDIQSQRKVKPQPPLSDAYLSGMPAKRRKTMQGEGPQLLLSEAVSRAAKAAGARPLTSPESLSRDLEAPEVQESYRQQLRADIQKRLQEDPNYSPQRFPNAHRAFADDP, from the exons ATGAATGTAAAGGAGTTTAAAGAGCACATCGCTGCCTCTGTCAGCATTCCCTCTGAGAAACAACGGCTCATTTATCAGGGACGAGTTCTGCAGGATGATAAGAAGCTCCAGGAATACA ATGTTGGGGGAAAGGTTATTCACCTCGTGGAACGGGCTCCTCCTCAGACTCAGCTCCCTTCTGGGGCATCTTCTGGGATAGGTTCTGCCTCAGCCACCCATGGTGGAGGACCCCCACCTGGTACACGGGGGCCTGGGGCCTCTGTTCATGATCGGAATGCCAACAGCTATGTCATGGTTGGAACCTTCAACCTTCCT AGTGACGGCTCTGCTGTGGATGTTCACATCAACATGGAACAGGCCCCGATTCAG AGTGAGCCCCGAGTACGGCTGGTGATGGCTCAGCACATGATCAGGGATATACAGACCTTACTATCCCGGATGGAG TGTCGAGGGGGACCCCAAGCACAGCACAGTCAGCTGCCCCCACAGATGCCGACTGTGGCCCCGGAGCCTGGAGCCTTGAGCTCTCAAACATCAGAACCAGTCGAAAGTGAAGTACCTCCTCGGGAGCCCATGGAGGCAGAAGAAGTGGAGGAGCgtgccccagcccagagcccagaacTAACCCCTTCTGGCCCAGCCCCTGTGGGCCCAACGCCTGCCCCAGAGACAAATGCACCCAA CCATCCTTCCCCGGCGGAGTATGTTGAAGTGCTCCAGGAGCTCCAGCGGCTGGAGAGCCGCCTTCAGCCCTTCCTGCACCGTTACTACGAGGTTCTGGGCGCCGCTGCCACCACGGACTACAACAACAAC CAAGAGGGCCGCGAAGAGGATCAGCGCTTGATTAACTTGGTGGGGGAGAGCCTGCGGCTGCTGGGCAACACCTTCGTGGCACTGTCGGACCTGCGCTGCAATCTGGCCTGTGCACCCCCGCGACACCTGCATGTGGTCCGGCCCATGTCGCACTACACCACCCCCATGGTGCTCCAGCAGGCAGCCATCCCCATTCAG ATCAACGTGGGAACCACTGTGACCATGACAGGGAATGGGACTCGGCCCCCGCCGGCTGCCAGTGCGGAGGCAGCTCCCCCTGGTCCTGGGCAGGCCTCATCCCTGGCTCCCACTTCTACCACTGTTGAGTCGTCAACTGAGGGGGTTCCCCCGCCAGGGCCAGCTCCCCCCCCGACCACCAGCCACCCGAGGGTCATCCGGATTTCCCACCAGAGCGTGGAACCCGTGGTCATGATGCACATGAACATCCAAG GgccactctctctgtctccctgcccagATTCTGGCACACAGCCCGGTGGAGTTCCGAGTGCTCCCACTGGCCCCCTAGGAACCCCTGGTCATGGCCAGACCCTGG GCTCCACCCTCATCcagctgccctccctgccccctgagTTCATGCACGCCGTCGCCCACCAGATCACTCATCAGGCCATGGTGGCAGCTGTTGCCTCCGCGGCCGCAG GACAGCAGGTGCCAGGCTTTCCGACAGCTCCGACCCGGGTGGTGATCGCCCGGCCCACCCCTCCACAGGCTCGGCCTTCCCATCCTGGGGGGCCCCCTGTCTCGGGTACTCTA cagggtgCCGGGCTGGGTACAAATGCCTCTTTGGCCCAGATGGTGAGCGGACTTGTGGGGCAGCTTCTGATGCAGCCTGTTCTCGTGG CTCAGGGGACCCCAGGAATGGCTCCGCCTCCAGCCCCCGCCACTGCTTCAGCTAGTGCCGGCACCACCAACACCGCTACCACAGCCGGCCCTGCTCCTGGGGGGCCCGCCCAGCCTCCACCCTCTCAGCCCTCCGCGGCCGACCTGCAGTTCTCTCAGCTCCTGGGGAACCTGCTGGGCCCGGCGGGGCCCGGGGCTGGAGGACCCGGCATGGCTTCTCCCACCATCACCGTGGCGATGCCCGGTGTCCCCGCCTTTCTGCAGGGCATGACTGATTTTCTGCAG GCAACACAGACGGCGCCTCCGCCCCCtccgccacccccgcccccacccccggcccccgaGCAGCAGACCATGCCCCCACCGGGGTCCCCTTCTGGTGGCGCAGGGAGTCCTGGAGGCATGGGTCTTGAGAGCCTTTCACCGGAGTTTTTTACCTCCGTGGTGCAGGGTGTTCTGAACTCCCTGCTGGGCTCCCTGGGGGCCCGGGCTGGCAGCAGTGAGAGTATCGCCGCTTTCATACAGCGCCTCAGTGGATCCAGCAACATCTTCGAGCCTGGGGCTGATGGGGCCCTCG GATTCTTTGGGGCCCTGCTCTCTCTTCTGTGCCAGAACTTTTCCATGGTGGATGTGGTGATGCTTCTTCACGGCCATTTCCAGCCACTGCAGCGGCTCCAGCCCCAGCTGCGATCCTTTTTCCACCAGCACTACTTGGGTGGCCAAGAGCCCACGCCTGGTAACATACGG ACGGCAACCCACACGTTGATCACGGGGCTGGAAGAATATGTGCGGGAGAGTTTT TCTCTGGTGCAGGTTCAGCCTGGCGTGGACATCATCCGGACAAACCTGGAGTTTCTCCAAGAGCAGTTCAACAGCATTGCTGCTCACGTGCTGCACTGCACAG ACAGTGGATTTGGGGCCCGTTTGCTGGAGCTGTGTAACCAGGGCCTCTTTGAATGCCTGGCCCTCAACCTGCACTGCTTGGGGGGACAGCAGATGGAACTGGCCGCAGTCATCAATGGCCGAATT CGTCGCATGTCTCGTGGGGTGAACCCATCCTTGGTGAGCTGGCTGACCACTATGATGGGACTGAGGCTTCAGGTGGTTCTGGAGCACATGCCCGTGGGCCCTGATGCTATCCTCAGATATGTTCGCAGGGTCGGTGATCCCCCCCAG CGGGAGAATGCTTCCCCGGCCCCGGGCACTACGGCAGAAGAGGCCATGTCCCGAGGGCCACCTCCTGCTCCTGAGGGTGGCAGCTCCCGTGACGAGCAGGATGGAGCTTCAGCTGAGACAGAGCCTTGGGCAGCTGCAGTCCCCCCA GAGTGGGTTCCGATTATCCAGCAGGACATTCAGAGCCAGCGGAAGGTGAAGCCGCAGCCCCCCCTGAGCGATGCCTACCTCAGTGGTATGCCTGCCAAGAGACGTAAG ACGATGCAGGGTGAGGGCCCCCAGCTGCTTCTCTCAGAGGCCGTGAGCAGGGCAGCTAAGGCAGCCGGAGCTCGGCCCCTGACGAGCCCCGAGAGCCTGAGCCGGGACCTGGAGGCACCAGAGGTTCAGGAGAGCTACAGGCAGCAG ctccgGGCTGATATACAAAAGCGACTGCAGGAAGACCCCAACTACAGCCCCCAGCGCTTCCCTAATGCCCACCGGGCCTTTGCTGATGATCCCTAG